In Arvicola amphibius chromosome 1, mArvAmp1.2, whole genome shotgun sequence, one DNA window encodes the following:
- the Ubfd1 gene encoding ubiquitin domain-containing protein UBFD1 isoform X1: protein MAAAGAPDGMDTEAEAVPTEAPARPLNCVEDEAAAGAAAEDSCDARGSLQPAPAQPPGDPAAQASVSNGEDAGGGAGRELVELKIIWNKTKHDVKVPLDSTGSELKQKIHSITGLPPAMQKVMYKGLVPEDKTLREIKVASGAKIMVVGSTINDVLAVNTPKDAAQQDAKAEENKKEPLCRQKQHRKVLDKGKPEDVMPSVKGAQERLPTVPLSGMYNKSGGKVRLTFKLEQDQLWIGTKERTEKLPMGSIKNVVSEPIEGHEDYHMMAFQLGPTEASYYWVYWVPTQYVDAIKDTVLGKWQYF from the exons ATGGCGGCGGCCGGGGCCCCGGATG GCATGGACACGGAGGCTGAGGCTGTGCCCACCGAGGCGCCCGCACGGCCCCTCAACTGCGTGGAGGACGAAGCAGCGGCGGGGGCGGCGGCCGAGGACTCCTGCGACGCGCGAGGCAGCCTGCAGCCGGCCCCGGCCCAGCCCCCTGGGGACCCTGCGGCTCAGGCCTCGGTCAGCAACGGCGAGGACGCAGGCGGCGGTGCTGGAAGGGAGCTGGTGGAGCTGAAGATAATTTGGAACAAGACTAAGCACGACGTGAAGGTCCCGTTGGACAGCACGGGTTCCGAGCTAAAGCAGAAGATTCACTCCATTACAG GTCTCCCACCCGCCATGCAGAAGGTCATGTATAAGGGACTTGTTCCTGAAGATAAAACGTTGAGAGAAATAAAAGTGGCCAGTGGAGCCAAGATCATGGTGGTTGGCTCTACTATAAATGATGTTTTAGCAGTGAACACCCCCAAAGATGCTGCCCAGCAGGACGCAAAGGCTGAAGAGAACAAGAAGGAGCCCCTCTGCAGACAGAAG CAACACAGGAAAGTGTTGGACAAAGGAAAACCTGAAGATGTGATGCCATCTGTTAAGGGTGCCCAG GAGCGTCTGCCAACGGTACCCTTGTCTGGCATGTATAATAAGTCTGGAGGGAAAGTGAGACTCACCTTTAAGCTAGAGCAAGACCAGCTGTGGATCGGCACTAAAG AGCGGACTGAGAAACTGCCCATGGGCTCCATTAAAAATGTGGTTAGTGAACCTATCGAAGGACACGAAGACTACCACATGATG GCGTTTCAGTTGGGCCCCACGGAAGCCTCTTACTACTGGGTGTACTGGGTTCCAACTCAATATGTGGATGCAATCAAAGACACTGTGCTGGGCAAGTGGCAGTATTTTTGA
- the Ubfd1 gene encoding ubiquitin domain-containing protein UBFD1 isoform X2, with product MDTEAEAVPTEAPARPLNCVEDEAAAGAAAEDSCDARGSLQPAPAQPPGDPAAQASVSNGEDAGGGAGRELVELKIIWNKTKHDVKVPLDSTGSELKQKIHSITGLPPAMQKVMYKGLVPEDKTLREIKVASGAKIMVVGSTINDVLAVNTPKDAAQQDAKAEENKKEPLCRQKQHRKVLDKGKPEDVMPSVKGAQERLPTVPLSGMYNKSGGKVRLTFKLEQDQLWIGTKERTEKLPMGSIKNVVSEPIEGHEDYHMMAFQLGPTEASYYWVYWVPTQYVDAIKDTVLGKWQYF from the exons ATGGACACGGAGGCTGAGGCTGTGCCCACCGAGGCGCCCGCACGGCCCCTCAACTGCGTGGAGGACGAAGCAGCGGCGGGGGCGGCGGCCGAGGACTCCTGCGACGCGCGAGGCAGCCTGCAGCCGGCCCCGGCCCAGCCCCCTGGGGACCCTGCGGCTCAGGCCTCGGTCAGCAACGGCGAGGACGCAGGCGGCGGTGCTGGAAGGGAGCTGGTGGAGCTGAAGATAATTTGGAACAAGACTAAGCACGACGTGAAGGTCCCGTTGGACAGCACGGGTTCCGAGCTAAAGCAGAAGATTCACTCCATTACAG GTCTCCCACCCGCCATGCAGAAGGTCATGTATAAGGGACTTGTTCCTGAAGATAAAACGTTGAGAGAAATAAAAGTGGCCAGTGGAGCCAAGATCATGGTGGTTGGCTCTACTATAAATGATGTTTTAGCAGTGAACACCCCCAAAGATGCTGCCCAGCAGGACGCAAAGGCTGAAGAGAACAAGAAGGAGCCCCTCTGCAGACAGAAG CAACACAGGAAAGTGTTGGACAAAGGAAAACCTGAAGATGTGATGCCATCTGTTAAGGGTGCCCAG GAGCGTCTGCCAACGGTACCCTTGTCTGGCATGTATAATAAGTCTGGAGGGAAAGTGAGACTCACCTTTAAGCTAGAGCAAGACCAGCTGTGGATCGGCACTAAAG AGCGGACTGAGAAACTGCCCATGGGCTCCATTAAAAATGTGGTTAGTGAACCTATCGAAGGACACGAAGACTACCACATGATG GCGTTTCAGTTGGGCCCCACGGAAGCCTCTTACTACTGGGTGTACTGGGTTCCAACTCAATATGTGGATGCAATCAAAGACACTGTGCTGGGCAAGTGGCAGTATTTTTGA
- the Ndufab1 gene encoding acyl carrier protein, mitochondrial encodes MAARVLSVCVRRLPTAFAPLPRLPTLALARPLSITVCPEGTRRRSGTLQPALALTQVPGRVTHLCRQYSDAPPLTLEGIKDRVLYVLKLYDKIDPEKLSVNSHFMKDLGLDSLDQVEIIMAMEDEFGFEIPDIDAEKLMCPQEIVDYIADKKDVYE; translated from the exons ATGGCGGCTCGTGTCCTTTCCGTCTGTGTCCGCCGCCTGCCCACGGCCTTCGCGCCGCTGCCCCGGCTTCCCACACTGGCCTTGGCCCGGCCACTCAGCATCACTGTCTGCCCTGAGGGAACCCGGAGGAGGTCAGGGACTCTGCAGCCCGCCCTGGCCCTCACGCAG GTGCCTGGAAGGGTCACACACTTGTGCCGCCAGTACAGTGACGCACCCCCTTTGACATTAGAGGGAATTAAGGACCGAGTGCTGTATGTCTTGAAACTCTATGACAAGATTGACCCAGAAAAG CTCTCAGTAAATTCTCATTTTATGAAGGACCTGGGCTTAGACAGTTTGGACCAAGTGGAGATTATTATGGCCATGGAAGACGAATTTG gaTTTGAAATTCCTGATATAGATGCAGAGAAGTTAATGTGTCCACAAGAAATTGTAGATTACATTGCAGATAAGAAGGATGTATATGAATAA